In the Populus trichocarpa isolate Nisqually-1 chromosome 1, P.trichocarpa_v4.1, whole genome shotgun sequence genome, one interval contains:
- the LOC7491455 gene encoding uncharacterized protein LOC7491455 isoform X3: MMRYQRVSPDCVPLSNGKKPNGVENGRSIPNGFSSTSTNFETKAFRFRSPSRNQDHHNNSTTSPPHSDNSHNHTQRHGTSPSPSPSRVGNGDVLLQWGQKKRARVSRSEIRAFPDESSSSGQARQPINKIPRRVDNKLSPSSMPPPPPPPSSQQQSTSTNTRGGNLKKENSGILSHRNLEKRSGAGNGSPSRNSGGSGKVVSRSTAGKRSPPTPENIDRKMPSSRSAAKDEKPNGSIVVADHQTRQVDSTRAQSEKEAGATNSNPASVPVVASGGEKVNNNEVIEWPRIYIALSRKEKEDDFFAMKGTKLPQRPKKRAKNIDKALQYCFPGMWLSDLTKSRYEVREKKCVKKQKRRGLKGMESMDSDSE, from the exons ATGATGAG GTATCAGAGAGTAAGCCCAGATTGTGTTCCTTTAAGCAATGGCAAAAAACCCAATGGAGTTGAGAATGGAAGGTCAATCCCAAATGGATTCAGTTCCACAAGTACTAATTTTGAAACTAAAGCTTTCAGATTTAGATCCCCATCGAGAAACCAAGACCACCACAATAACAGTACAACCAGTCCTCCACATTCAGATAACAGCCACAATCACACACAAAGACATGGCACCAGTCCAAGTCCTAGCCCAAGCCGTGTTGGCAACGGTGACGTGCTGTTGCAATGGGGACAAAAGAAGAGAGCTAGAGTTTCAAGGTCTGAGATCAGGGCCTTTCCTGATGAATCGTCATCTTCTGGTCAAGCTAGACAACCCATCAACAAGATTCCTAGGAGAGTTGATAATAAGCTCTCTCCATCGTCCATGCCACCACCGCCTCCACCACCATCATCCCAACAACAATCTACCAGTACTAATACCAGAGGTGGAaacttaaagaaagaaaattctgGGATTCTTTCTcacag GAATTTAGAAAAGCGATCGGGTGCTGGTAATGGGTCCCCATCAAGAAATAGTGGTGGCAGTGGCAAGGTTGTTTCTAGATCTACTGCAGGAAAGAGATCTCCTCCAACACCAGAAAATATTGATAGAAAGATGCCTAGCTCTAGGTCAGCAGCAAAAGATGAGAAACCAAATGGATCCATAGTAGTAGCCGATCATCAAACGAGGCAAGTTGATTCCACTCGGGCTCAATCAGAAAAGGAAGCCGGGGCTACAAATAGTAACCCTGCCTCAGTACCAGTAGTAGCTAGCGGAGGAGAAAAGGTGAATAACAATGAAGTCATTGAGTGGCCAAGAATTTATATTGCTCTGTCaaggaaggaaaaggaagatGATTTCTTCGCAATGAAAGGCACAAAACTGCCCCAAAGACCCAAAAAAAGGGCCAAGAACATTGATAAAGCACTTCAG TATTGTTTTCCAGGGATGTGGCTCTCTGACTTGACAAAGAGTAGGTACGAGGTTAGAGAGAAGAAATGTGTGAAGAAG CAAAAACGAAGAGGGTTGAAGGGGATGGAGAGCATGGACAGTGATTCCGAGTAG
- the LOC7491455 gene encoding uncharacterized protein LOC7491455 isoform X1 has protein sequence MVMMRRRRHEHGFCLLLYQRVSPDCVPLSNGKKPNGVENGRSIPNGFSSTSTNFETKAFRFRSPSRNQDHHNNSTTSPPHSDNSHNHTQRHGTSPSPSPSRVGNGDVLLQWGQKKRARVSRSEIRAFPDESSSSGQARQPINKIPRRVDNKLSPSSMPPPPPPPSSQQQSTSTNTRGGNLKKENSGILSHRNLEKRSGAGNGSPSRNSGGSGKVVSRSTAGKRSPPTPENIDRKMPSSRSAAKDEKPNGSIVVADHQTRQVDSTRAQSEKEAGATNSNPASVPVVASGGEKVNNNEVIEWPRIYIALSRKEKEDDFFAMKGTKLPQRPKKRAKNIDKALQYCFPGMWLSDLTKSRYEVREKKCVKKQKRRGLKGMESMDSDSE, from the exons ATGGTCATGATGAGAAGGAGGAGACATGAACATGGGTTTTGCTTGCTTTT GTATCAGAGAGTAAGCCCAGATTGTGTTCCTTTAAGCAATGGCAAAAAACCCAATGGAGTTGAGAATGGAAGGTCAATCCCAAATGGATTCAGTTCCACAAGTACTAATTTTGAAACTAAAGCTTTCAGATTTAGATCCCCATCGAGAAACCAAGACCACCACAATAACAGTACAACCAGTCCTCCACATTCAGATAACAGCCACAATCACACACAAAGACATGGCACCAGTCCAAGTCCTAGCCCAAGCCGTGTTGGCAACGGTGACGTGCTGTTGCAATGGGGACAAAAGAAGAGAGCTAGAGTTTCAAGGTCTGAGATCAGGGCCTTTCCTGATGAATCGTCATCTTCTGGTCAAGCTAGACAACCCATCAACAAGATTCCTAGGAGAGTTGATAATAAGCTCTCTCCATCGTCCATGCCACCACCGCCTCCACCACCATCATCCCAACAACAATCTACCAGTACTAATACCAGAGGTGGAaacttaaagaaagaaaattctgGGATTCTTTCTcacag GAATTTAGAAAAGCGATCGGGTGCTGGTAATGGGTCCCCATCAAGAAATAGTGGTGGCAGTGGCAAGGTTGTTTCTAGATCTACTGCAGGAAAGAGATCTCCTCCAACACCAGAAAATATTGATAGAAAGATGCCTAGCTCTAGGTCAGCAGCAAAAGATGAGAAACCAAATGGATCCATAGTAGTAGCCGATCATCAAACGAGGCAAGTTGATTCCACTCGGGCTCAATCAGAAAAGGAAGCCGGGGCTACAAATAGTAACCCTGCCTCAGTACCAGTAGTAGCTAGCGGAGGAGAAAAGGTGAATAACAATGAAGTCATTGAGTGGCCAAGAATTTATATTGCTCTGTCaaggaaggaaaaggaagatGATTTCTTCGCAATGAAAGGCACAAAACTGCCCCAAAGACCCAAAAAAAGGGCCAAGAACATTGATAAAGCACTTCAG TATTGTTTTCCAGGGATGTGGCTCTCTGACTTGACAAAGAGTAGGTACGAGGTTAGAGAGAAGAAATGTGTGAAGAAG CAAAAACGAAGAGGGTTGAAGGGGATGGAGAGCATGGACAGTGATTCCGAGTAG
- the LOC7491455 gene encoding uncharacterized protein LOC7491455 isoform X2: MVMMRRRRHEHGFCLLLYQRVSPDCVPLSNGKKPNGVENGRSIPNGFSSTSTNFETKAFRFRSPSRNQDHHNNSTTSPPHSDNSHNHTQRHGTSPSPSPSRVGNGDVLLQWGQKKRARVSRSEIRAFPDESSSSGQARQPINKIPRRVDNKLSPSSMPPPPPPPSSQQQSTSTNTRGGNLKKENSGILSHRNLEKRSGAGNGSPSRNSGGSGKVVSRSTAGKRSPPTPENIDRKMPSSRSAAKDEKPNGSIVVADHQTRQVDSTRAQSEKEAGATNSNPASVPVVASGGEKVNNNEVIEWPRIYIALSRKEKEDDFFAMKGTKLPQRPKKRAKNIDKALQYCFPGMWLSDLTKSRYEVREKKCVKKLVMTSLAERKAGRLKS, from the exons ATGGTCATGATGAGAAGGAGGAGACATGAACATGGGTTTTGCTTGCTTTT GTATCAGAGAGTAAGCCCAGATTGTGTTCCTTTAAGCAATGGCAAAAAACCCAATGGAGTTGAGAATGGAAGGTCAATCCCAAATGGATTCAGTTCCACAAGTACTAATTTTGAAACTAAAGCTTTCAGATTTAGATCCCCATCGAGAAACCAAGACCACCACAATAACAGTACAACCAGTCCTCCACATTCAGATAACAGCCACAATCACACACAAAGACATGGCACCAGTCCAAGTCCTAGCCCAAGCCGTGTTGGCAACGGTGACGTGCTGTTGCAATGGGGACAAAAGAAGAGAGCTAGAGTTTCAAGGTCTGAGATCAGGGCCTTTCCTGATGAATCGTCATCTTCTGGTCAAGCTAGACAACCCATCAACAAGATTCCTAGGAGAGTTGATAATAAGCTCTCTCCATCGTCCATGCCACCACCGCCTCCACCACCATCATCCCAACAACAATCTACCAGTACTAATACCAGAGGTGGAaacttaaagaaagaaaattctgGGATTCTTTCTcacag GAATTTAGAAAAGCGATCGGGTGCTGGTAATGGGTCCCCATCAAGAAATAGTGGTGGCAGTGGCAAGGTTGTTTCTAGATCTACTGCAGGAAAGAGATCTCCTCCAACACCAGAAAATATTGATAGAAAGATGCCTAGCTCTAGGTCAGCAGCAAAAGATGAGAAACCAAATGGATCCATAGTAGTAGCCGATCATCAAACGAGGCAAGTTGATTCCACTCGGGCTCAATCAGAAAAGGAAGCCGGGGCTACAAATAGTAACCCTGCCTCAGTACCAGTAGTAGCTAGCGGAGGAGAAAAGGTGAATAACAATGAAGTCATTGAGTGGCCAAGAATTTATATTGCTCTGTCaaggaaggaaaaggaagatGATTTCTTCGCAATGAAAGGCACAAAACTGCCCCAAAGACCCAAAAAAAGGGCCAAGAACATTGATAAAGCACTTCAG TATTGTTTTCCAGGGATGTGGCTCTCTGACTTGACAAAGAGTAGGTACGAGGTTAGAGAGAAGAAATGTGTGAAGAAG CTGGTGATGACATCACTAGCAGAGAGGAAAGCGGGGAGGCTTAAATCTTAA
- the LOC7491454 gene encoding actin-related protein 2/3 complex subunit 2A isoform X1: MILLQSQSRFLLQTLLNRVQNLEKAVELDYLWVEFSDVRYHILVSTKNPNVLLLSVSLPTPPPEAVFIGGLPGGAIEAIKAAYGVVVHILDPPRDGFNLTLKLNLAKLPPDEEHRYALLVKIASVREVVLGAPLRVVLKHLASRTVVPDVDRVLALVHRPKESFFLVSQPDKVTVVFPMRFKDSIDTAFATSFLQEFVEARRAAGLNNAPPCLWSPTPPLELNEAPAEALSANAGFVSFVIFPRHVEGKKLDRTVWNLSTFHAYVSYHVKCSEGFMHTRMRRRVESLIQALDRAKPGGEEKKKSPNSRSFKRLSLSEARANSIS, from the exons atgattttgttGCAGTCCCAATCCAGATTTCTCCTTCAAACATTATTAAATCGTGTACAAAA TCTTGAAAAAGCAGTTGAACTGGATTACCTTTGGGTGGAGTTTAGTGATGTTCGTTACCATATTCTG GTGTCAACGAAGAATCCAAATGTTTTGCTGTTATCCGTTTCATTACCAACTCCACCTCCAGAAGCTGTTTTCATTGGTGGACTTCCGGGTGGAGCCATTGAAGCTATAAAGGCTGCTTATGGTGTGGTTGTACATATTCTTGATCCTCCCAGAGATGGCTTTAACCTCACTTTGAAACTCAATTTGGCGAAACTTCCACCTGATGAAG AGCACAGGTATGCTCTCTTGGTAAAGATTGCATCTGTTAGGGAAGTGGTTCTAGGTGCTCCATTAAGAGTAGTTTTAAAACATCTTGCATCAAGGACTGTTGTTCCTGATGTAGATCGGGTGCTGGCTCTTGTGCATCGGCCAAAGGAgtctttcttccttgtttcTCAG CCAGACAAGGTTACCGTGGTGTTTCCTATGAGATTCAAGGACTCCATAGATACTGCTTTTGCCACATCCTTCCTTCAG GAATTTGTCGAAGCCAGGCGTGCAGCTGGACTTAATAATGCTCCTCCTTGCTTGTGGTCTCCTACTCCCCCGCTTGAATTGAATGAAGCTCCTGCAGAAGCATTGTCTGCAAATGCAGGATTTGTTTCTTTTG TCATTTTTCCTCGTCATGTGGAAGGCAAAAAGCTGGACAGAACAGTGTGGAATTTATCAACATTTCATGCATATGTTAGTTATCATGTTAAG TGCTCGGAGGGTTTTATGCATACTCGCATGCGAAGACGTGTAGAGTCTCTTATTCAG GCTTTGGATCGTGCAAAACCAGGTggagaggagaaaaagaaatcacCGAATAGCAGATCTTTTAAACGGCTG AGCCTCAGTGAAGCTCGAGCTAATTCAATTTCTTAA
- the LOC7491454 gene encoding actin-related protein 2/3 complex subunit 2A isoform X2 → MILLQSQSRFLLQTLLNRVQNLEKAVELDYLWVEFSDVRYHILVSTKNPNVLLLSVSLPTPPPEAVFIGGLPGGAIEAIKAAYGVVVHILDPPRDGFNLTLKLNLAKLPPDEGSTSSFPKPDKVTVVFPMRFKDSIDTAFATSFLQEFVEARRAAGLNNAPPCLWSPTPPLELNEAPAEALSANAGFVSFVIFPRHVEGKKLDRTVWNLSTFHAYVSYHVKCSEGFMHTRMRRRVESLIQALDRAKPGGEEKKKSPNSRSFKRLSLSEARANSIS, encoded by the exons atgattttgttGCAGTCCCAATCCAGATTTCTCCTTCAAACATTATTAAATCGTGTACAAAA TCTTGAAAAAGCAGTTGAACTGGATTACCTTTGGGTGGAGTTTAGTGATGTTCGTTACCATATTCTG GTGTCAACGAAGAATCCAAATGTTTTGCTGTTATCCGTTTCATTACCAACTCCACCTCCAGAAGCTGTTTTCATTGGTGGACTTCCGGGTGGAGCCATTGAAGCTATAAAGGCTGCTTATGGTGTGGTTGTACATATTCTTGATCCTCCCAGAGATGGCTTTAACCTCACTTTGAAACTCAATTTGGCGAAACTTCCACCTGATGAAGGTTCTACGAGTTCCTTTCCTAAG CCAGACAAGGTTACCGTGGTGTTTCCTATGAGATTCAAGGACTCCATAGATACTGCTTTTGCCACATCCTTCCTTCAG GAATTTGTCGAAGCCAGGCGTGCAGCTGGACTTAATAATGCTCCTCCTTGCTTGTGGTCTCCTACTCCCCCGCTTGAATTGAATGAAGCTCCTGCAGAAGCATTGTCTGCAAATGCAGGATTTGTTTCTTTTG TCATTTTTCCTCGTCATGTGGAAGGCAAAAAGCTGGACAGAACAGTGTGGAATTTATCAACATTTCATGCATATGTTAGTTATCATGTTAAG TGCTCGGAGGGTTTTATGCATACTCGCATGCGAAGACGTGTAGAGTCTCTTATTCAG GCTTTGGATCGTGCAAAACCAGGTggagaggagaaaaagaaatcacCGAATAGCAGATCTTTTAAACGGCTG AGCCTCAGTGAAGCTCGAGCTAATTCAATTTCTTAA
- the LOC112326763 gene encoding membrane-bound transcription factor site-2 protease homolog produces MEITALIDEQTLQSSNLSKSFEGPATVHRMKGYCVPTFVVEEINRTFFIDNQSACPDDLAEFVAIQCFDPSKSDNVDIEDGLSRRQRRHCLNAKDVVELNKCGEGRVTEITKGRHYVNQNPLRGTTA; encoded by the exons ATGGAGATCACTGCTCTAATAGACGAACAGACACTACAAAGTTCAAATCTTTCAAAAAGTTTTGAAGGTCCTGCAACGGTTCATCGAATGAAGGGTTACTGTGTCCCTACTTTTGTGGTAGAAGAAATCAACAGGACTTTTTTCATAGACAATCAATCTGCCTGCCCTGACGACCTTGCTGAATTTGTGGCCATTCAATGCTTCGATCCAAGCAAATCAGATAATGTCGATATTGAAGATGGTTTAAGCAGAAGACAGCGTAGGCACTGCTTGAATGCTAAGGATGTTGTCGAGCTCAATAAATGTGGTGAGGGGCGAGTGACAGAAATAACCAAAGGAAGGCATTACGTGAATCAAAACCCTTTGAG GGGGACTACTGCTTAA